Proteins from a genomic interval of Rhipicephalus microplus isolate Deutch F79 chromosome 6, USDA_Rmic, whole genome shotgun sequence:
- the LOC119172770 gene encoding THAP domain-containing protein 6 has product MVSSCVAFGCTNRAKQKPGITFHVFPKDKTLRDAWQRAVRRDGWEPKNADVLCSEHFEANCFDRTGPTTRLRLGSIPTIFSAFPAHLQKPAKRKREAPKCRTALSPVVSAEAAVEMPSEPSSPAKDWYRSKAEESAQEVLQLKKKVKTLQQSKKG; this is encoded by the exons ATGGTGAGCTCGTGTGTCGCCTTCGGCTGCACTAATCGTGCGAAGCAGAAGCCAGgaatcacttttcacgt GTTTCCGAAAGACAAGACGCTGCGTGACGCATGGCAGCGTGCTGTTCGGAGGGATGGCTGGGAGCCTAAGAATGCGGACGTTCTCTGCTCGGAGCACTTTGAAGCCAACTGCTTTGACAGGACGGGCCCAACGACCAGACTGCGACTAGGGAGCATTCCTACCATTTTTTCTGCGTTCCCTGCGCATCTCCAGAAACCA gcgaAAAGAAAGCGAGAGGCCCCTAAGTGTCGGACTGCGCTGTCACCTGTCGTCAGTGctgaggcagcggttgaaatgccATCTGAGCCTTCTTCGCCGGCGAAGGATTGGTACCGTTCCAAGGCAGAGGAGTCTGCACAAGAGGTTCTCCAACTAAAGAAGAAAGTTAAGACACTGCAGCAATCCAAAAAAGGCTAA